A single Pseudoxanthomonas sp. DNA region contains:
- a CDS encoding beta-N-acetylhexosaminidase, which translates to MKRPFAHRALAGLAFTLLALSGCKKPSGDTAADAAASTPITPSLIPAPAELKTGEGSFVISVDTRLSASSEAATRVAQQFAAYLQSAGGPALATTQDEGKGLIRFVLEPSTAAAKNPEAYTLDVTADGVTVKAGDERGLFYGAVTLWQLLTPGDAGRVTLPAMHIEDAPRFGWRGFMLDPARHFQQVDEVKKIIDAMALHKLNTLHWHLTDDQGWRIEIKQYPKLTGVGGCRIPAGDGGRDPKTGEPRPYCGFYTQDQIRDVVKYAAERHITVVPEINVPGHATAAIAAYPELGSIDTPLVPSNEWGVFPNLVNVEEPTITFLENVLGEVVQLFPGTYVHIGGDEAVKDQWEASAREQARMRQVGAKTEMDLQGYLVERLEKYLSTHGKRLIGWDEILEAKLPPEATVMSWRGIEGGLQAARQGHDVVMSPSNKTYLDYLQTASPNEPPGRPALITLQDVYGFEPVPPELEDSQRHHILGLQANLWTEHTRTFARLQHNAFPRLAAVAETGWTPAAKKDFASFAARLPAQLKRYDAIGLGYAKTPFEPLIATENDRKAGTAKVTLSNPLDYPVHYTTDGSEPTPASPAFRTPLDVKLPATVRAAAFADGRALAPASTFELTPASMLTRTDEAMSVCPDAGRLLLRLEDDGPLEGERAIFNTTIFYPCWQWNQADLDGIGSIKVRAGRIPYYFQLAHDEPARTFEPAKSPLGELEILGGGCKGHLLATVPLPAAPNADGFLDLEASLPAGTTGRQDLCVRFTGDTRPQMWVLDRITLQPR; encoded by the coding sequence ATGAAACGACCCTTCGCCCATCGCGCCCTGGCCGGACTGGCCTTCACTCTGCTGGCGCTGTCCGGCTGCAAGAAGCCATCCGGCGATACGGCCGCGGATGCGGCCGCATCCACGCCGATCACGCCTTCACTGATTCCGGCGCCCGCCGAACTGAAGACAGGTGAAGGCTCCTTCGTCATCAGCGTGGACACGCGCCTGTCCGCCAGTAGCGAGGCGGCGACGCGCGTCGCGCAGCAGTTCGCGGCCTATCTGCAATCGGCCGGCGGACCTGCGCTGGCCACCACGCAGGACGAAGGCAAGGGGCTGATCCGCTTCGTGCTGGAACCCTCTACTGCCGCGGCGAAGAATCCCGAGGCCTACACGCTCGACGTCACGGCCGATGGCGTCACCGTGAAAGCCGGCGACGAGCGCGGCCTGTTCTACGGCGCGGTAACGCTGTGGCAACTGCTCACCCCGGGCGACGCGGGCCGCGTCACGCTGCCCGCGATGCACATCGAGGACGCGCCCCGCTTCGGCTGGCGCGGCTTCATGCTGGATCCGGCGCGCCACTTCCAGCAGGTCGACGAGGTCAAGAAGATCATCGACGCGATGGCGCTGCACAAGCTCAACACCCTGCACTGGCACCTCACCGACGACCAGGGCTGGCGCATCGAGATCAAGCAGTATCCGAAGCTCACTGGAGTCGGCGGCTGCCGCATTCCTGCCGGCGACGGCGGCAGGGATCCGAAGACCGGCGAGCCGCGCCCGTACTGCGGCTTCTACACGCAGGACCAGATCCGCGACGTGGTGAAGTACGCCGCCGAACGCCACATCACCGTCGTGCCCGAGATCAACGTGCCCGGCCATGCGACGGCCGCGATCGCCGCCTATCCGGAGCTGGGCTCGATCGACACGCCACTGGTGCCGTCGAACGAGTGGGGCGTCTTCCCCAACCTGGTCAACGTGGAGGAGCCGACGATCACCTTCCTCGAGAACGTGCTGGGCGAAGTGGTGCAGCTGTTCCCGGGCACTTATGTCCACATCGGTGGCGACGAGGCGGTGAAGGACCAGTGGGAAGCCTCCGCGCGCGAACAGGCACGCATGCGCCAGGTCGGCGCGAAGACCGAGATGGACCTGCAGGGGTATCTGGTCGAACGCCTGGAGAAATACCTGTCGACGCACGGCAAGCGCCTGATCGGCTGGGACGAGATCCTGGAAGCGAAGCTGCCGCCGGAAGCGACGGTGATGTCGTGGCGCGGCATCGAAGGCGGCCTGCAGGCCGCGCGCCAGGGCCACGACGTGGTGATGTCGCCCTCCAACAAGACCTATCTGGATTACCTGCAGACCGCATCGCCGAACGAACCGCCGGGTCGTCCGGCGTTGATCACGCTTCAGGACGTCTACGGCTTCGAGCCCGTGCCGCCGGAGCTTGAGGACAGCCAGCGCCATCACATCCTCGGCCTGCAGGCGAACCTGTGGACGGAACACACGCGCACGTTCGCGCGGTTGCAGCACAACGCCTTCCCGCGCCTGGCCGCCGTGGCGGAAACCGGCTGGACGCCGGCGGCGAAGAAGGACTTCGCCAGCTTCGCCGCACGCCTGCCCGCGCAGCTGAAGCGCTACGACGCCATCGGCCTGGGCTACGCGAAGACACCGTTCGAGCCGCTGATCGCCACCGAGAACGACCGCAAGGCCGGCACCGCGAAGGTCACGCTGTCCAACCCGCTCGACTATCCCGTGCACTACACCACCGATGGCAGCGAACCGACGCCAGCCTCGCCGGCCTTCCGCACGCCGCTGGACGTGAAGCTGCCTGCCACCGTGCGTGCGGCCGCGTTCGCCGACGGCCGCGCGCTGGCACCCGCCTCGACGTTCGAGCTGACGCCCGCCTCGATGCTGACACGGACGGACGAAGCGATGTCGGTATGCCCGGATGCCGGGCGCCTGCTGCTGCGCCTGGAAGACGACGGCCCGCTGGAGGGCGAGCGCGCCATCTTCAACACCACGATCTTCTATCCGTGCTGGCAGTGGAACCAGGCGGACCTGGACGGCATCGGCTCGATCAAGGTCCGGGCCGGCCGCATCCCGTACTACTTCCAGCTGGCCCATGACGAACCGGCCCGCACGTTCGAGCCGGCGAAATCGCCGCTGGGCGAACTGGAAATCCTGGGCGGCGGCTGCAAGGGCCACCTGCTCGCGACCGTGCCGCTGCCGGCCGCGCCGAACGCCGACGGCTTCCTCGACCTCGAGGCGTCGCTGCCCGCCGGCACCACCGGCAGGCAGGACCTGTGCGTGCGCTTCACCGGCGATACCCGACCGCAGATGTGGGTGCTGGACCGGATCACGCTGCAGCCGCGCTGA
- a CDS encoding VanZ family protein gives MRVFALKPFRRPRLWLGLWLAAVVGVTVLSLVSLSGLPPVPEGGDKVEHFLAYALLSASAVQVFATRRACMAIAALLVTLGVGLEFAQGTLTTTRMADPHDALANTLGVLAGLATLPTPLRGFLLALDTRWRPARA, from the coding sequence ATGCGCGTATTCGCACTGAAGCCGTTCCGGCGTCCGCGCTTGTGGCTGGGACTGTGGCTGGCGGCGGTCGTGGGCGTCACCGTCCTGTCGCTGGTCAGCCTGAGCGGATTGCCGCCGGTGCCGGAAGGCGGCGACAAGGTGGAGCATTTCCTTGCCTATGCACTGCTGTCGGCCTCGGCGGTGCAGGTATTCGCGACGCGTCGTGCCTGCATGGCCATCGCCGCGCTGCTGGTGACGTTGGGCGTCGGCCTGGAGTTCGCGCAGGGGACGCTGACCACCACGCGCATGGCCGATCCGCACGACGCGCTGGCCAACACGCTGGGCGTGCTGGCGGGATTGGCAACGCTGCCGACGCCGTTGCGCGGTTTTCTGCTCGCGCTGGATACCCGCTGGCGGCCCGCGCGCGCCTAG
- a CDS encoding class I SAM-dependent methyltransferase has translation MHADLPLPDTAALAHSDDLAAVIRAEIAAEGGSLPFSRFMERSLYAPGLGYYSAGSTKFGEAGDFTTAPELGPLFASCVAQAVAPVLQQLGPEAGFVEIGGGSGAFAEIMLKRLLALDALPARYAILEPSADLRERQRERLGQRLIPPVFDLVEWLDGPPSEAWNGVLFANEVIDALPTSRFTLRDGEVFEEGVALDAEGRFVRTDRPADPLLAAAVRHIERYLGQPFPDGYRSELLPQLPYWIQAVMGGQGRGAMLFADYGYPRREYYQPDRDTGTLRAYYRHRVHNDPYLWPGLQDITASVDFTALAEAGTQAGFDLAGYTTQANFLLGNGLQERLSEAEARADDTTLLRLRNEAKRLTLPSEMGERFQLMGFSREVEFGTAFLFNDLSWRL, from the coding sequence ATGCACGCCGATCTGCCCCTTCCCGACACCGCCGCGCTCGCCCACAGCGACGACCTTGCCGCCGTGATCCGCGCGGAGATCGCGGCCGAGGGCGGCAGCCTGCCGTTCTCGCGGTTCATGGAGCGCAGCCTCTACGCGCCCGGGTTGGGCTACTACAGCGCCGGCAGCACCAAGTTCGGCGAGGCGGGCGATTTCACCACCGCGCCGGAGCTGGGCCCGTTGTTCGCCAGTTGCGTGGCGCAGGCGGTGGCGCCGGTGCTGCAGCAGCTCGGGCCCGAGGCCGGATTCGTGGAGATCGGCGGCGGCAGCGGCGCGTTCGCCGAGATCATGCTCAAGCGCCTGCTGGCACTGGACGCGCTGCCGGCGCGCTACGCCATCCTGGAACCGAGCGCCGACCTGCGCGAGCGCCAGCGCGAACGGCTCGGACAACGGCTGATTCCGCCGGTCTTCGACCTGGTGGAGTGGCTGGACGGTCCGCCGTCCGAGGCGTGGAACGGCGTGCTGTTCGCCAACGAAGTGATCGATGCGCTGCCGACGTCGCGCTTCACCCTGCGCGACGGCGAGGTGTTCGAGGAAGGCGTGGCGCTGGATGCGGAAGGTCGCTTCGTCCGCACCGACCGCCCGGCCGATCCGTTGCTCGCGGCCGCCGTGCGCCATATCGAGCGCTATCTCGGGCAGCCGTTCCCCGACGGCTACCGGTCGGAACTGCTGCCGCAACTGCCGTACTGGATCCAGGCGGTGATGGGCGGACAGGGTCGCGGCGCGATGCTGTTCGCCGACTACGGCTACCCGCGGCGCGAGTACTACCAGCCCGACCGCGACACCGGCACACTGCGCGCGTACTACCGCCATCGGGTGCACAACGATCCCTACCTGTGGCCGGGCCTGCAGGACATCACTGCATCGGTGGATTTCACCGCGCTGGCCGAGGCCGGCACGCAGGCCGGATTCGATCTTGCCGGCTACACCACGCAGGCCAACTTCCTGCTCGGCAACGGCCTGCAGGAGCGCTTGAGCGAAGCCGAGGCGCGCGCGGACGACACCACGCTGCTGCGCCTGCGCAACGAGGCCAAGCGGCTGACGCTGCCCAGCGAGATGGGCGAGCGCTTCCAGTTGATGGGCTTCTCCCGCGAGGTCGAGTTCGGTACGGCCTTCCTGTTCAACGACCTGAGCTGGCGTCTCTGA
- a CDS encoding 20S proteasome subunit A/B: MTYCVGIEVNEGLVFAADTRTSASFDDVRVYRKMHVFEWPGERVFVIMSAGNLATTQLTLSKLQRDVDDPNAPRSLRTFSHLYEVAEYVGEMLVASQARVVDDAQQSGVNVQSTLILGGQIAGERPGLYMIYPLGNCIATSPETPYLQIGESKYGKPILDRIIRPETSLEDAARCALVSLDSTIRSNLSVGMPVDMALLRNGDLRISQKMRMEADTPLYAEIHDTWSRKLEAAVHSLPRFPWEPAQEPDAQPAGLPAMPPRRAPSRQDPGDAQGQQQ, translated from the coding sequence ATGACCTATTGCGTCGGCATCGAAGTCAACGAAGGCCTGGTCTTCGCCGCGGATACCCGCACCAGCGCCTCGTTCGACGACGTGCGCGTGTACCGCAAGATGCACGTGTTCGAATGGCCGGGCGAGCGCGTGTTCGTCATCATGTCGGCCGGCAACCTGGCCACCACCCAGCTCACGCTGTCCAAGCTGCAGCGCGACGTGGACGATCCGAACGCGCCGCGCAGCCTGCGCACGTTCTCGCACCTGTACGAAGTGGCCGAGTACGTCGGCGAGATGCTCGTCGCCAGCCAGGCGCGCGTGGTCGACGATGCGCAGCAGAGCGGCGTCAACGTGCAGTCCACGCTGATCCTGGGCGGGCAGATCGCCGGCGAGCGTCCCGGCCTGTACATGATCTACCCGCTGGGCAACTGCATCGCCACCTCGCCGGAAACGCCCTACCTGCAGATCGGCGAATCCAAGTACGGCAAGCCGATCCTCGACCGCATCATCCGCCCGGAAACCTCGCTGGAGGACGCGGCGCGCTGCGCGCTGGTGTCGCTGGATTCCACCATCCGCTCCAACCTGTCCGTCGGCATGCCGGTGGACATGGCACTGCTGCGCAACGGCGACCTCAGGATCAGCCAGAAGATGCGGATGGAAGCGGATACGCCGCTGTACGCCGAGATCCACGACACCTGGTCGCGCAAGCTCGAAGCCGCCGTGCACAGCCTCCCGCGCTTCCCGTGGGAGCCGGCGCAGGAACCCGACGCGCAGCCCGCAGGCCTGCCGGCCATGCCGCCGCGACGCGCACCGTCGCGGCAGGACCCGGGCGACGCCCAGGGCCAGCAGCAGTAG
- a CDS encoding alpha-E domain-containing protein — MLSRVADNLYWFSRYVRRAENTARLVGVGSQLQLDMPRSVRFAWRPMIDTVGAGECFEQCHPDAGDAAGDVDVVRFLLLDERNPSSLRTSVDSAREILRGIRDTLPQDVWEAINDLHLYIGAQGERSLSRRYRIEFLARIIDGCLKVSGLLSANVSRDIGYQFLRLGTALEQADMTTRIMDAGASGLVTPRNEDDRETFQNMQWMSVLRSVAGYQMYRRHVRQRVTAELALRFLLQNNEFPRSVHFCLTRAQSVLPTMPPRPGVDRHLNRVIGLTRNADPAVLAARNPAQFMDQIQMHLCALHDAIAEGYFHG; from the coding sequence ATGCTGTCGCGTGTCGCCGACAACCTGTACTGGTTCAGCCGCTACGTGCGCCGTGCGGAGAACACCGCGCGCCTGGTCGGCGTGGGCAGCCAACTGCAGCTGGACATGCCGCGCTCGGTACGCTTCGCGTGGCGGCCGATGATCGACACGGTCGGCGCCGGCGAATGCTTCGAGCAGTGCCATCCGGACGCCGGCGACGCGGCGGGCGACGTGGACGTGGTCCGCTTCCTGCTGCTGGACGAGCGCAATCCCTCGTCGCTGCGGACCTCGGTGGATTCGGCGCGCGAGATCCTGCGCGGCATCCGCGACACGCTGCCGCAGGACGTGTGGGAGGCGATCAACGACCTGCACCTGTACATCGGCGCGCAGGGCGAGCGCAGCCTCAGCCGCCGTTACCGCATCGAGTTCCTCGCCCGCATCATCGACGGCTGCCTGAAGGTATCCGGACTGCTCAGCGCCAACGTGAGCCGCGACATCGGCTACCAGTTCCTGCGACTGGGCACGGCGCTGGAACAGGCGGACATGACCACGCGCATCATGGATGCGGGCGCGTCCGGGCTGGTCACGCCGCGCAACGAGGACGACCGCGAGACCTTCCAGAACATGCAGTGGATGAGCGTGCTGCGCTCCGTCGCCGGCTACCAGATGTACCGCCGCCACGTGCGCCAGCGCGTCACCGCAGAGCTCGCGCTGCGCTTCCTGCTGCAGAACAACGAGTTCCCGCGCAGCGTGCATTTCTGCCTGACCCGCGCGCAGAGCGTGCTGCCCACCATGCCGCCGCGGCCGGGCGTCGACCGACATCTCAATCGGGTGATCGGCCTGACCCGCAATGCCGATCCCGCCGTGCTGGCGGCGCGCAATCCCGCGCAGTTCATGGATCAGATCCAGATGCACCTCTGTGCGCTGCACGACGCGATCGCGGAAGGCTACTTCCACGGCTGA
- a CDS encoding circularly permuted type 2 ATP-grasp protein: MDWAKYRTTTFDELIQSDGRPRPAARRLVEYLAGLSGRELAERQLAADVVARVQGITFTVYSDGRNVDRTLPFDLIPRIIPLSEWQRTEAGLKQRMRALNLFIGDIYGRQQIVKDKVFPAMLLKDSVNFRAQCVGITPPLGVWAHICGSDLVRDGDGTLYALEDNLRIPSGVSYMLENRMVAKRVFPELFETSSILPVDEYPSQLYDTLAALSPRPGDTPVIALLTPGVFNSAYFEHAYLAQAMGIELVEGSDLFVADDDCTYMRTVYGPKRVDVIYRRVDDLFIDPEVFLPESVLGAPGLIRSWRAGKVALANAPGAGVADDKVVFAYVPKMIKYYLDEDPILPNVPTYLCHNAKERKYVLDNIEKLVVKPANESGGYGMLIGPRSTKRQREKFKALIEANPRNYMAQPTLALSTAPIVTKQGPSPRHIDLRPFVLSRQDTYVTTGGLTRVAMVKGSLVVNSSQGGGAKDTWVVDLSDQEGEDG; encoded by the coding sequence ATGGACTGGGCGAAGTACCGCACCACGACCTTTGACGAACTGATCCAGTCCGATGGACGGCCGCGCCCGGCCGCACGCCGGCTGGTGGAATACCTGGCCGGGCTGTCCGGCCGCGAACTGGCCGAACGCCAGCTCGCCGCCGACGTGGTGGCGCGCGTGCAGGGCATCACCTTCACCGTGTATTCCGACGGCCGCAACGTCGATCGCACGCTGCCGTTCGACCTGATCCCGCGCATCATCCCGCTCAGCGAATGGCAGCGCACCGAAGCCGGCCTGAAGCAGCGGATGCGCGCGCTCAACCTGTTCATCGGCGACATCTACGGCAGGCAGCAGATCGTCAAGGACAAGGTGTTCCCGGCGATGCTGCTGAAGGACTCGGTGAACTTCCGTGCGCAGTGCGTGGGCATCACCCCGCCACTGGGCGTGTGGGCGCACATCTGCGGCTCGGACCTGGTGCGCGATGGCGACGGCACGCTGTACGCGCTGGAGGACAACCTGCGCATTCCGAGCGGCGTCAGCTACATGCTGGAAAACCGCATGGTGGCCAAGCGGGTGTTCCCGGAGCTGTTCGAGACCAGCTCGATCCTGCCGGTGGACGAATACCCCAGCCAGCTCTACGACACGCTCGCCGCGCTGTCGCCGCGACCGGGCGACACGCCGGTGATCGCGCTGCTGACGCCGGGCGTGTTCAACAGTGCGTACTTCGAACATGCCTACCTGGCGCAGGCGATGGGCATCGAACTGGTCGAAGGCAGCGACCTGTTCGTCGCCGACGACGACTGCACCTACATGCGCACGGTCTACGGCCCCAAGCGGGTGGACGTGATCTACCGCCGCGTCGACGATCTCTTCATCGATCCCGAGGTGTTCCTGCCGGAGTCGGTGCTGGGCGCGCCGGGCCTGATCCGCAGCTGGCGCGCGGGCAAGGTGGCGCTGGCCAATGCGCCGGGCGCGGGCGTGGCCGACGACAAGGTGGTGTTCGCCTACGTGCCGAAGATGATCAAGTACTACCTGGACGAGGATCCGATCCTGCCCAACGTGCCCACCTACCTCTGCCACAACGCGAAGGAACGCAAGTACGTGCTGGACAACATCGAGAAGCTGGTGGTGAAGCCGGCCAACGAATCCGGCGGCTACGGCATGCTGATCGGGCCACGTTCGACCAAACGGCAACGCGAGAAATTCAAGGCGCTGATCGAAGCCAATCCGCGCAACTACATGGCACAGCCCACGCTGGCGCTGTCCACCGCGCCCATCGTCACCAAGCAGGGGCCGTCGCCGCGGCACATCGACCTGCGGCCGTTCGTGCTGTCGCGCCAGGACACCTACGTCACCACCGGCGGCCTGACCCGCGTGGCGATGGTGAAGGGATCGCTGGTGGTGAACTCGTCGCAGGGCGGCGGCGCCAAGGACACTTGGGTCGTGGACCTGTCCGACCAGGAAGGGGAGGACGGCTGA
- a CDS encoding pteridine reductase, with the protein MSTPRRVVLITGAARRIGASIARRLHADGHDLALHFRGSSADMEALVDELEAARRGSTLRLQADLAVFDRLPELVAQTVGHFGRLDALVNNASAFYPTPAGATTPAQWEELFAVNARAPFFLAQAAAPHLRAARGAIVNIADVYAERPRADLAVYAASKDALLAVSRGLAVSLAPEVRVNAVSPGAILWPDGGIDPDVQARLLAQTPLGRIGDPADIAGTVAWLLGDTAGYVTGQVIHVDGGRHIT; encoded by the coding sequence ATGTCCACGCCGCGTCGTGTCGTCCTGATCACCGGTGCCGCGCGCCGCATCGGTGCGTCGATCGCGCGTCGCCTGCACGCCGACGGCCACGACCTCGCGCTGCACTTCCGTGGTTCGTCCGCCGACATGGAGGCGCTTGTCGATGAGCTGGAAGCCGCGCGCCGCGGCAGCACCCTGAGGCTGCAGGCCGACCTCGCCGTGTTCGACCGGCTGCCGGAACTGGTGGCGCAGACCGTCGGCCATTTCGGCCGCCTGGATGCGCTGGTCAACAATGCGTCCGCGTTCTATCCCACGCCCGCCGGCGCCACCACGCCGGCGCAGTGGGAGGAGCTGTTCGCGGTCAATGCGCGCGCGCCGTTCTTCCTGGCGCAGGCGGCGGCACCGCACCTGCGCGCCGCCCGCGGCGCCATCGTCAACATCGCCGACGTCTATGCCGAGCGGCCGCGCGCGGACCTGGCGGTCTACGCCGCCTCCAAGGACGCCTTGCTGGCCGTCTCGCGCGGGCTGGCCGTGTCGCTGGCACCGGAGGTGCGGGTGAACGCGGTGTCGCCGGGCGCGATCCTGTGGCCGGATGGCGGGATCGATCCCGACGTGCAGGCGCGCCTGCTGGCACAGACACCGCTGGGCCGCATCGGCGACCCGGCCGACATCGCCGGCACGGTCGCCTGGCTGCTCGGCGACACCGCCGGCTACGTCACCGGCCAGGTAATCCACGTCGACGGCGGCCGGCACATCACGTAG
- the folK gene encoding 2-amino-4-hydroxy-6-hydroxymethyldihydropteridine diphosphokinase has protein sequence MGTAYLSLGSNVEPERHLRAAVMALRERFGNVLLSPVYRTRSVGFDGTDFLNAAAVIDSDLDPFALNDWLHALEDAHGRDRSGPRFSDRTLDIDIVLYDDLVLQGPGNLRLPRDELKHAFVLLPLVDIAPEAVEPRSGRTLASLWREHPDHATPPQAVPFP, from the coding sequence ATGGGAACGGCCTATCTCAGCCTGGGCAGCAACGTCGAGCCCGAACGGCATCTGCGCGCCGCGGTCATGGCGCTGCGCGAACGCTTCGGCAACGTGCTGCTGTCGCCGGTCTACCGTACGCGCTCGGTGGGCTTCGACGGTACCGATTTCCTCAATGCCGCCGCGGTGATCGACAGCGACCTGGATCCGTTCGCGCTGAACGACTGGCTGCATGCACTGGAAGACGCGCACGGGCGCGACCGCAGCGGGCCGAGGTTTTCCGACCGCACGCTCGACATCGACATCGTGCTGTACGACGACCTGGTGCTGCAGGGCCCGGGAAACCTGCGACTGCCCCGCGATGAGCTGAAGCACGCGTTCGTGCTGCTGCCGCTGGTGGACATCGCGCCGGAGGCGGTCGAACCGCGCAGCGGGCGCACGCTGGCATCCCTGTGGCGCGAACACCCCGACCACGCCACGCCACCCCAGGCGGTGCCGTTCCCGTAG
- the folB gene encoding dihydroneopterin aldolase: MDIVFIEDLRIETVIGIYDWERGIRQTVALDVEMAFDNRVPAASDDIAQTLDYKAVSKRLIAFVEASNFGLVETLAEQCAAIIREEFGVAWVRLKLSKPGAVTGARNVGVLIERGVRPA; encoded by the coding sequence ATGGACATCGTTTTCATCGAAGACCTGCGCATCGAGACCGTCATCGGCATCTACGACTGGGAGCGGGGCATCCGCCAGACCGTGGCGCTGGATGTGGAGATGGCGTTCGACAACCGCGTGCCGGCGGCCAGCGACGACATCGCGCAGACGCTGGACTACAAGGCCGTGTCGAAGCGGCTGATCGCCTTCGTCGAAGCGTCGAACTTCGGCCTGGTCGAGACGCTGGCGGAGCAGTGCGCGGCGATCATCCGCGAGGAGTTCGGCGTGGCCTGGGTGCGGCTGAAGCTCAGCAAGCCCGGCGCCGTCACCGGCGCGCGCAATGTCGGCGTGCTGATCGAACGCGGCGTGCGCCCGGCCTGA
- a CDS encoding mechanosensitive ion channel family protein: protein MTEHLDALRASLAPYPWAYTVVVASALVLLAWLANWITKRVLLRGLRRLLATLPLGQGDQQVRLRVIPRLANVVPAVVLAAGVALVPELPALLVTVVRNVCFAFIILTVALAIAAALDLANEVYQRRPDAADKPIKGYLQLLKIIVFVVAAVLMVAALIDRSPVILLSGLGAMMAVLILVFQDTLLSLVASVTISSNDMVRVGDWIEMPSQNADGDVIDIALHTVKVQNWDKTITTIPTKKLISDSFKNWRGMSESGGRRIKRALYLDQNSVRFLGGEEQARLRRFRLLGDYLQRKDGELDAWNARLADHGREPVNQRRTTNLGTFRAYVEAYLRAHGDIHDGMTLLVRQLPPGPTGLPLEIYCFTRTVEWGPYEAIQSDIFDHLLAILPEFGLQVFQQPGGADMRRLQGRAATVAAAAAG, encoded by the coding sequence ATGACCGAACACCTGGACGCCCTGCGCGCGAGCCTCGCACCGTATCCGTGGGCCTATACCGTCGTGGTCGCCTCAGCGCTCGTCCTGCTGGCGTGGCTGGCGAACTGGATCACCAAGCGCGTGCTGCTTCGTGGCCTGCGACGGTTGCTGGCGACCCTGCCGCTCGGTCAGGGCGACCAGCAGGTCCGCCTGCGGGTGATCCCCCGCCTGGCCAACGTGGTGCCTGCGGTGGTGCTGGCTGCCGGTGTCGCCCTGGTGCCGGAGCTGCCGGCGCTGCTGGTGACCGTGGTCCGCAACGTCTGCTTCGCCTTCATCATCCTGACGGTCGCGCTGGCCATTGCCGCGGCGCTCGATCTGGCCAACGAGGTCTACCAGCGCCGTCCGGATGCGGCCGACAAACCGATCAAGGGCTACCTGCAGCTGCTGAAGATCATCGTGTTCGTTGTCGCGGCGGTGCTGATGGTCGCCGCGCTGATCGACCGCTCGCCGGTGATCCTGCTGTCCGGCCTGGGCGCGATGATGGCCGTGCTGATCCTGGTGTTCCAGGACACGTTGCTGTCACTGGTGGCCAGCGTGACCATCAGTTCCAACGACATGGTGCGGGTCGGCGACTGGATCGAGATGCCCAGCCAGAACGCGGACGGCGACGTCATCGATATCGCCCTGCACACGGTGAAGGTGCAGAACTGGGACAAGACCATCACCACCATCCCCACCAAGAAGCTCATCAGCGACTCGTTCAAGAACTGGCGCGGCATGAGCGAATCCGGCGGCCGGCGCATCAAGCGCGCGCTGTACCTGGACCAGAACAGCGTGCGCTTCCTGGGTGGCGAGGAGCAGGCGCGACTGCGCCGGTTCCGCCTGCTGGGCGATTACCTGCAACGCAAGGACGGCGAACTGGACGCCTGGAATGCGCGCCTGGCCGACCACGGCCGCGAGCCCGTCAACCAGCGCCGCACCACCAACCTCGGCACCTTCCGCGCCTACGTCGAAGCCTATCTGCGCGCGCACGGCGACATCCACGACGGCATGACGCTGCTGGTGCGCCAGCTGCCGCCGGGGCCGACCGGACTGCCGCTGGAGATCTACTGCTTCACCCGCACCGTGGAATGGGGGCCGTACGAAGCCATCCAGTCCGACATCTTCGACCACCTGCTGGCGATCCTGCCGGAGTTCGGGTTGCAGGTGTTCCAGCAGCCGGGGGGTGCCGACATGCGCCGGTTGCAGGGACGGGCGGCGACCGTCGCGGCCGCCGCCGCAGGCTGA